A single region of the Marinobacter nanhaiticus D15-8W genome encodes:
- a CDS encoding mechanosensitive ion channel family protein yields MDETPLADAVLNPWFTVLGITFGALVVMLVAKRLILGRLLRLTDRSRYQFDSLFISALPWPLTFLILLFSLILLKTLSVHYELALPYLATYSGIAEYILVIAAVVVFVDRLCAGAITQYSEHSEALRSSRTILKGVSRGIIWGLGLLVLLGTLGISITPIIASLGITSLAVALALQPTLENFFSGVQLVMDKPIRVGDFIELDSGEQGFVEKIGWRSTWIRMLPNNMVIMPNSALSQSKIINYYYPQKELSVPVEVGVHYDSDLDHVERVALEVAREVLRTHEWGVPEYNTFVLFHTFDNSSINFTVMLRAKEYFNRFWVKSAFMKLLHKRFAEEGITIPYPIRAINLDQEQVREAFESRNSEEKRQPPRGPESIRTDEAS; encoded by the coding sequence ATGGACGAGACTCCGCTGGCCGATGCAGTGCTGAACCCCTGGTTCACCGTTCTGGGTATCACGTTTGGTGCACTGGTGGTGATGCTGGTTGCCAAGCGCCTCATCCTGGGGCGCTTGCTTCGATTGACCGACCGGAGTCGTTACCAGTTCGACTCCCTGTTCATTAGCGCCCTGCCCTGGCCCCTCACTTTCCTGATACTGCTGTTCAGCCTGATCCTGCTCAAGACCCTGAGTGTGCACTACGAATTGGCGCTGCCCTACCTGGCGACCTATTCCGGAATCGCTGAATACATCCTCGTCATCGCTGCCGTGGTGGTTTTCGTCGACCGTCTCTGTGCTGGTGCCATCACCCAGTATTCTGAGCACTCGGAAGCGCTACGCAGCAGCCGCACGATCCTGAAGGGAGTTTCCAGGGGTATTATCTGGGGCCTCGGTTTGCTGGTACTGCTGGGCACGTTGGGTATTTCCATTACACCGATCATCGCTTCCCTGGGTATTACGTCCCTCGCGGTCGCACTGGCCTTGCAGCCGACGCTGGAGAACTTCTTTTCGGGCGTCCAGCTGGTGATGGACAAACCCATCCGGGTGGGCGATTTCATCGAACTGGATTCCGGCGAACAAGGCTTTGTCGAGAAGATCGGCTGGCGCTCTACCTGGATACGCATGCTGCCGAACAACATGGTCATCATGCCCAATAGCGCGCTGTCGCAGTCGAAAATCATCAATTACTACTATCCACAGAAGGAGCTCTCGGTGCCGGTCGAGGTGGGTGTTCACTATGACTCGGACCTCGACCACGTGGAGCGGGTGGCACTGGAAGTCGCCCGGGAAGTGCTGCGCACTCATGAGTGGGGTGTGCCTGAGTACAACACCTTCGTGCTATTCCACACCTTCGACAACTCCAGCATCAACTTTACCGTCATGTTGCGCGCGAAGGAGTACTTCAATCGTTTCTGGGTGAAGTCGGCGTTCATGAAGCTGCTGCACAAACGCTTCGCCGAGGAAGGTATCACCATTCCCTACCCCATTCGGGCGATCAACCTGGATCAGGAGCAGGTCCGGGAGGCTTTCGAGAGCCGGAATAGCGAAGAGAAACGGCAACCGCCCCGCGGTCCCGAAAGTATCAGGACCGACGAGGCCTCTTGA
- a CDS encoding antibiotic biosynthesis monooxygenase family protein, whose protein sequence is MYIAMNRFRIAPGKEEDFIEIWRNRETHLNEVPGFKSFNLLQGPSYDDHTLFSSHSVWESEEAFVNWTKSEAFRKAHANAKPAKDIYLGPPQFEGFQKVL, encoded by the coding sequence ATGTATATCGCCATGAACCGGTTCCGGATCGCGCCGGGCAAGGAAGAAGACTTTATCGAGATCTGGCGCAATCGGGAGACCCACCTGAATGAGGTGCCCGGCTTCAAGAGCTTCAACCTGCTGCAGGGGCCAAGTTACGACGACCACACGCTGTTCTCTTCCCACAGTGTCTGGGAATCCGAGGAGGCGTTCGTGAACTGGACCAAGTCCGAAGCCTTCCGTAAGGCTCACGCCAATGCCAAGCCGGCCAAGGACATCTACCTGGGGCCGCCGCAATTCGAGGGCTTCCAGAAGGTTCTCTGA
- a CDS encoding glutathione S-transferase family protein produces the protein MSELILHQYAMSPFSEKIRAMLGYTGQSWRAVTVREMPPRPNLVPLADGYRKIPVAQIGADIFCDTRTISREIARMTGKPELALENNSQEVQDFVRQVDLEIFLACIVASGGGGLLIKLIRNTSLIDAYKFLKDRIEMAKKSRVKSMSPKQAKARVAEHVSDLERRLDQDFLFGDRPCIADFSTYHGLWFVCDVAEKDVLGNAPRVRAWMDRIRRFGHGTVEQISAEEALEIAHARLPRPLPSSRANDAIGQTVRIAPDDYGRIPVKGTLVADDGESWVVAHEHPRVGTVNIHVPQQGFSLK, from the coding sequence ATGTCCGAGCTGATCCTGCACCAGTACGCCATGTCCCCGTTTTCCGAGAAAATCCGCGCCATGCTGGGTTATACAGGCCAGAGCTGGAGAGCGGTCACGGTACGCGAGATGCCGCCGCGCCCCAACCTGGTACCGCTGGCCGACGGTTATCGCAAGATCCCGGTCGCCCAGATCGGTGCCGACATCTTCTGCGATACCCGCACCATCAGCCGGGAAATCGCCCGCATGACCGGCAAGCCCGAGCTGGCACTGGAGAATAATTCGCAGGAGGTGCAGGACTTTGTCCGGCAGGTCGACCTCGAAATTTTCCTGGCCTGCATCGTAGCTTCCGGCGGAGGCGGCCTGCTAATCAAGCTGATCCGCAATACCTCGCTTATCGATGCCTATAAGTTCCTGAAAGACCGGATCGAGATGGCCAAAAAATCCCGGGTCAAATCCATGAGCCCGAAGCAGGCCAAAGCTCGTGTCGCCGAGCACGTATCAGATCTGGAAAGACGACTTGACCAAGACTTCCTGTTTGGCGACCGCCCCTGCATCGCCGACTTCTCCACATATCACGGGCTCTGGTTCGTCTGCGATGTCGCGGAAAAGGATGTGCTTGGCAATGCGCCGAGAGTACGCGCATGGATGGACCGTATCAGGCGTTTTGGTCACGGCACTGTCGAGCAGATCAGCGCGGAAGAGGCCCTGGAAATCGCCCATGCCCGCTTACCCCGACCATTACCCTCGTCCAGGGCCAACGACGCCATCGGTCAGACGGTTCGGATTGCGCCTGACGATTATGGCCGCATCCCGGTGAAAGGAACGTTGGTCGCCGACGACGGCGAGAGCTGGGTCGTCGCGCACGAACACCCCCGCGTTGGCACGGTCAACATTCACGTGCCGCAGCAGGGGTTCAGTCTCAAGTAA
- the lpoB gene encoding penicillin-binding protein activator LpoB: MKKLIVITAVSLLLTACATPTRYVDPAADTGPVTMTLDYRDFERAADVAVQDLLSSGAVANPSGDRYVMVVSRVVNDTMQRIDTDQLTKKIRVSLLRSGKVVTTTAVGVDGAEDQMNEQIRELRNNEEFDQSGVQQKGTLQAPDLSLSGKIIQRNHKVEDEQQVEYYFQLTLTDLQSGLAVWENETPIIKRGSNDAVAW, from the coding sequence ATGAAGAAGCTGATCGTCATAACCGCCGTATCGTTGCTGTTGACGGCCTGCGCCACACCGACTCGCTACGTCGATCCCGCCGCGGATACGGGCCCTGTCACCATGACGCTGGACTACCGGGATTTCGAGCGTGCCGCTGATGTCGCCGTCCAGGACCTCCTTTCCAGCGGCGCCGTAGCCAACCCGTCGGGCGATCGCTACGTCATGGTGGTCAGCCGCGTGGTCAACGACACCATGCAGCGCATCGACACCGACCAACTCACCAAGAAAATCCGCGTGTCCCTGCTGCGCTCCGGCAAGGTGGTCACGACCACTGCCGTCGGCGTCGATGGCGCCGAAGACCAGATGAACGAACAGATCCGCGAGCTGCGTAACAACGAGGAATTCGACCAGTCCGGCGTGCAGCAGAAAGGCACCCTGCAGGCGCCGGACCTGAGCCTTTCAGGCAAGATCATCCAGCGCAATCACAAGGTCGAGGACGAGCAGCAGGTGGAGTATTACTTCCAGCTTACGCTGACGGACCTGCAGAGTGGGTTGGCGGTCTGGGAGAACGAGACCCCGATTATCAAGCGCGGTTCGAACGACGCCGTTGCTTGGTAA
- a CDS encoding DUF1425 domain-containing protein has protein sequence MRKRIFMLTLALASTLIAACAPVQPKRDYVPRDDLKVDPEIRQFLVVEDLLSQRIKLADDSTLLRIQFSVQAYQDTEMEWAVTWFDDDGMVVPGVGEGYRTARVLQNQTRFFTATAPHERAVSYQLHLREDREP, from the coding sequence ATGCGTAAGAGGATTTTCATGCTGACACTGGCGCTGGCGAGCACGCTGATTGCCGCCTGCGCCCCGGTCCAGCCCAAGCGGGACTACGTGCCCCGGGACGACCTCAAGGTCGACCCCGAGATCCGCCAGTTCCTGGTGGTGGAAGATCTGCTTTCCCAGCGAATCAAGCTCGCTGACGACAGTACACTGCTGCGTATCCAGTTCTCGGTCCAGGCCTACCAGGATACCGAGATGGAATGGGCGGTGACCTGGTTCGACGACGACGGCATGGTCGTGCCCGGTGTCGGCGAGGGTTACCGGACAGCGCGTGTGTTGCAGAACCAGACCCGTTTCTTTACCGCAACGGCACCCCACGAACGTGCCGTAAGTTACCAGCTGCATTTGCGTGAGGATCGTGAACCATGA